The following proteins are encoded in a genomic region of Triticum dicoccoides isolate Atlit2015 ecotype Zavitan chromosome 1B, WEW_v2.0, whole genome shotgun sequence:
- the LOC119315235 gene encoding uncharacterized protein LOC119315235: protein MENSKEFADKLFGICRGRGTLSQMKALTRIGSERWNMNIDGMLTEDEVKMVATQMITEKTTAGPFDPPRDSKSSLVQFATTKIRGLVVCKGGYLRGGSHPDWNLISIYSPV from the exons ATGGAGAACTCCAAGGAGTTTGCTGACAAGCTGTTCGGGATATGTCGAGGCAGAGGAACATTGAGCCAGATGAAGGCATTAACAAGGATCGGCTCAGAGAG GTGGAACATGAACATTGATGGGATGCTCACAGAAGATGAGGTCAAGATGGTGGCTACACAAATGATCACAGAGAAGACTACTGCTG GGCCTTTTGATCCACCACGTGATTCAAAAAGCTCTTTAGTGCAGTTTGCAACAACAAAAATCAGAGGATTGGTCGTTTGTAAGGGTGGATATCTCAGAGGTGGCAGCCACCCGGATTGGAATTTAATTTCAATCTATTCCCCTGTCTGA